The Armatimonadota bacterium genome contains a region encoding:
- the pckA gene encoding phosphoenolpyruvate carboxykinase (ATP) yields the protein MAATTSNETGFNVEAAKNIFRNLTTPELIEHAIKHGEGILSADGALVAYTGKYTGRTPKDKRTVRDPSSEGNIWWDNNTGMEPEEFNALRAKANQALATKERIYVVDAYGGADPAHRINVRVITENAYHAQFIKTLLIRPTASELSNFSPEWTIINLCRETYDREVSGESRDAVIALNFATKEVIIMGTMYAGEMKKSVFTILNYLLPLKGVMSMHCSSNIGKSGDVALFFGLSGTGKTTLSADPERSLIGDDEHGWTDTGVFNFEGGCYAKCIRLSKEGEPEIWNAIKYGSVLENVVMDDKRVPNYDDGSLTENTRCAYPIDFIDGAAIPSVGGHPQNIFFLTCDAFGVLPPISRLTPEQAMFHFLNGYTAKVAGTEAGVTEPQTTFSTCFGAPFLPLHPSKYATLLAEKMQKHGAMVWLVNTGWTGGGPGVGSRMSLKHTRALLSAALNGSLNNATFTVDPVFGLEVPQSCGDVPTSILNPREAWADKAAYDEKANHLKGLFETNYAKFK from the coding sequence ATGGCAGCGACGACGTCTAACGAAACGGGCTTCAATGTGGAAGCCGCCAAGAACATTTTCCGTAATCTCACCACTCCTGAGCTGATCGAGCATGCTATCAAGCACGGCGAAGGAATTCTGTCAGCTGATGGCGCACTTGTTGCCTACACGGGCAAGTACACCGGTCGAACTCCGAAGGATAAGCGAACTGTTCGCGATCCTAGCAGTGAAGGCAATATCTGGTGGGACAACAACACCGGAATGGAGCCAGAAGAATTCAATGCTCTCCGCGCGAAGGCTAATCAAGCACTCGCCACAAAGGAGCGAATCTATGTGGTTGATGCCTACGGTGGAGCCGACCCAGCACATCGAATTAACGTCCGGGTGATCACAGAAAACGCCTACCACGCGCAGTTTATCAAGACTTTGTTGATCCGGCCGACCGCCAGCGAACTGTCGAACTTCTCGCCAGAATGGACTATCATCAATCTCTGCCGAGAGACCTACGATCGCGAAGTGTCTGGTGAATCCCGCGACGCTGTCATCGCGCTCAACTTCGCCACCAAAGAGGTGATTATCATGGGCACGATGTACGCCGGCGAAATGAAGAAGTCGGTCTTTACGATCCTGAATTACCTGTTGCCACTCAAGGGCGTGATGAGCATGCACTGCTCGTCCAACATCGGAAAATCGGGAGATGTCGCGCTGTTCTTTGGCCTCAGCGGAACGGGCAAGACCACTCTCTCTGCTGATCCAGAGCGCAGTTTGATCGGTGACGACGAGCACGGCTGGACCGACACCGGTGTATTCAACTTTGAAGGGGGCTGCTACGCGAAGTGCATCCGCTTGAGCAAAGAGGGAGAACCCGAAATTTGGAACGCCATCAAGTACGGATCAGTCCTCGAAAACGTCGTCATGGACGACAAGCGAGTGCCAAACTACGACGACGGTTCGTTGACCGAGAACACTCGGTGCGCGTACCCGATCGATTTTATCGATGGCGCAGCGATTCCGAGCGTCGGCGGTCACCCGCAAAACATCTTCTTCTTGACTTGCGACGCCTTTGGCGTTTTGCCTCCTATCAGCCGGCTCACACCAGAGCAGGCGATGTTCCACTTCCTTAACGGCTACACCGCGAAGGTTGCTGGCACAGAAGCAGGCGTCACTGAACCTCAAACAACCTTCAGCACTTGCTTTGGCGCGCCGTTTTTGCCGCTGCACCCAAGCAAGTACGCTACGCTACTCGCCGAGAAAATGCAGAAGCATGGCGCAATGGTCTGGCTCGTGAACACCGGCTGGACTGGCGGTGGCCCTGGCGTCGGTTCGCGAATGAGCCTCAAACACACTCGTGCACTGCTCTCAGCGGCTCTGAACGGTAGCTTGAACAATGCAACCTTCACAGTTGACCCAGTGTTTGGACTTGAAGTCCCGCAGTCTTGCGGAGATGTGCCGACATCG
- a CDS encoding 4a-hydroxytetrahydrobiopterin dehydratase, whose protein sequence is MNLSYDALSQDEIVAQQATVPDWNVASGVLSREFETGSYLSNLQLTNLIADLAEKLNHHPDILLSYSKVTVTLTTHDASNKLTSYDFELARQINAAI, encoded by the coding sequence ATGAACCTCTCGTACGACGCTTTAAGTCAAGACGAGATCGTAGCTCAGCAAGCCACAGTGCCGGACTGGAACGTCGCGAGCGGAGTGCTCTCGCGGGAATTTGAAACAGGCAGCTATCTTAGCAATCTTCAGCTCACGAATCTAATTGCTGATTTGGCTGAGAAGTTGAATCATCACCCGGATATCCTTCTCTCGTACAGCAAAGTCACCGTGACCCTAACCACTCACGATGCATCCAACAAGCTCACTTCATACGATTTTGAGCTTGCAAGGCAGATCAACGCTGCGATTTAG
- the pheT gene encoding phenylalanine--tRNA ligase subunit beta, with the protein MKLPLSLLREYVTTPLNAQEIGDLLTMAGFELEDLTGEDESAVLDVKVMANRGDGLSAFGLAREILAKDPGAKPTDLYTKVSGRFENATAGTSDRVTIETETCSRYACLVYESVVQQASPKWLEERLTQAGQRSISLVVDLTNYVMLELGQPLHAFDLDQLSGQKIVVRQAKSGEKLTTLNGVEHELKAHHMMICDSDKPVAAAGVMGGVETEFSDSTKRMLIESAHFNNSSVRKTRKELGLNTEASYRFERSVDPEGVLAALYRFAELYSQISGAPAPNEIIDLYPTKPKQVTIALRPARARKLWGMEISDNEMLTILQKLGFGVTPNSDTFEVIVPTWRPDVTLEEDVIEEIGRVYGYEHIPELLPQGTTPRGGVFGVTSIIDTAKKTMLRCGLDQVISHTMRDAHRLDFNPDRRVLVRNPHSPELQYLRSSLLPSLADAALRNGGKNVRLFEIGKVFVQGEYVIDESPELSILVTGDMQDQHFAQKSSPQADFWTVKGIIEELGKLVGDDVQFALPRLPDHRFHPTRQAGIMVDSGRLWVGTVGKIDPDYAIEIGLPTETYMAEMDLLVFFQNPNTEVKLRQISRNPAVRRDIAFVIPTQVPYSEVESTIRIAAGPVLETVNLFDVYSGKGIEEGFHSLAISMQFRKMGENYTDAEANELRDKIVAAIQEIGGVLR; encoded by the coding sequence ATGAAACTCCCACTCTCACTACTGCGTGAATATGTCACGACTCCCTTGAATGCGCAGGAAATCGGCGATCTGCTGACGATGGCCGGGTTTGAGCTCGAAGACCTGACCGGAGAGGACGAATCCGCGGTCCTCGATGTCAAAGTCATGGCGAATCGGGGCGACGGACTAAGCGCATTTGGACTCGCGAGAGAAATCCTCGCCAAAGATCCGGGTGCCAAGCCTACCGATCTCTACACCAAAGTCTCGGGCCGCTTCGAGAATGCGACTGCAGGCACTTCAGATCGGGTTACTATCGAGACTGAAACGTGTTCTCGCTATGCGTGTCTGGTCTATGAATCGGTGGTTCAACAAGCCTCACCGAAATGGCTTGAAGAGCGACTGACCCAGGCAGGACAAAGATCGATTAGCTTGGTCGTCGACCTTACGAACTACGTCATGCTTGAGTTGGGACAGCCTCTTCATGCATTCGATTTGGATCAACTTTCTGGGCAAAAGATCGTTGTTCGCCAAGCCAAATCTGGTGAAAAGCTCACCACGCTGAATGGCGTTGAGCACGAGCTCAAAGCGCACCATATGATGATTTGTGATTCCGACAAGCCAGTGGCGGCGGCCGGAGTCATGGGCGGCGTCGAAACTGAGTTCAGCGATTCGACCAAGCGGATGCTGATCGAAAGCGCACACTTTAATAATTCGAGCGTGCGCAAAACTCGAAAGGAACTCGGCTTGAATACCGAAGCAAGCTACCGATTTGAGCGAAGCGTCGACCCTGAAGGAGTCCTCGCTGCGCTTTACCGATTTGCCGAATTGTATTCTCAGATTTCCGGGGCACCTGCACCAAATGAAATCATCGATCTGTATCCGACCAAGCCGAAGCAGGTAACGATCGCCCTTCGTCCGGCACGGGCTAGAAAGCTCTGGGGGATGGAGATTTCAGACAACGAAATGCTCACCATTCTGCAGAAGTTGGGCTTCGGCGTCACTCCAAATTCCGATACATTCGAAGTTATCGTTCCGACCTGGCGTCCCGATGTCACTCTTGAGGAGGACGTCATCGAAGAGATTGGTCGGGTTTATGGCTACGAGCACATTCCAGAGCTATTGCCACAAGGCACGACCCCTCGGGGCGGCGTTTTTGGCGTGACCTCGATCATCGACACCGCCAAAAAGACGATGCTTCGGTGCGGCCTAGATCAAGTGATCTCACACACGATGCGCGATGCTCATCGGCTTGATTTCAATCCAGATCGACGGGTGTTGGTTCGCAACCCACATTCACCCGAACTTCAGTATCTCCGGAGTTCATTGCTGCCTTCCCTCGCCGACGCCGCGCTGAGGAATGGAGGCAAGAACGTCAGGCTGTTTGAGATCGGCAAGGTCTTCGTCCAAGGCGAGTACGTGATCGATGAGAGCCCAGAGCTTTCGATCTTGGTGACGGGCGACATGCAAGATCAGCACTTTGCCCAAAAGTCCAGCCCACAGGCTGATTTTTGGACAGTGAAGGGCATCATCGAAGAGCTTGGCAAACTGGTCGGCGACGACGTCCAATTTGCTCTCCCGCGGCTTCCAGACCACCGCTTCCACCCGACTCGCCAAGCCGGAATCATGGTCGATTCTGGACGGCTGTGGGTCGGAACGGTGGGGAAGATCGATCCTGACTACGCCATCGAAATCGGACTCCCAACAGAGACATATATGGCCGAGATGGATCTTCTGGTGTTCTTCCAAAACCCGAACACCGAGGTCAAGTTACGGCAGATTAGCCGAAATCCAGCCGTGCGCCGGGATATCGCCTTTGTGATTCCGACGCAGGTCCCGTATAGCGAAGTTGAATCCACAATTCGCATTGCTGCTGGCCCCGTTTTGGAAACGGTCAATCTGTTTGACGTGTATAGCGGCAAAGGGATCGAAGAAGGATTCCATTCGCTGGCGATCTCGATGCAGTTCCGAAAAATGGGCGAGAACTACACAGATGCCGAAGCCAATGAACTTCGCGACAAGATTGTCGCGGCGATTCAAGAGATTGGCGGAGTGCTTCGATGA
- the pheS gene encoding phenylalanine--tRNA ligase subunit alpha — MSTSLDTIAAIEAEALQSIGSCATTAALKEAESAFLGKKGSLSGLMQKLGQIDLAERPSFGKAVNEAKARVETELAAREKHLRAQERAVQFEAERIDITMPGRTATAGREHILQLTTNKIKEVFIGLGFEYMESPELEHFDYNFSALNYPPDHPAMDEQDTFYVTDDLLLRTQCTSLQGHVFETTQPPLRKFTVGRTFRNEAVDRTHGHTFHQVDAFMVDEGVSMAHLKGTLRAFASAMFGDDVKVRFRPDFFPFVEPGVDYAISTKKLFNGRWVELGGAGLIHPNILRRYGIDTEKYSGWAFGLGVERIPMMAYGVDDLRHFLENDLRFLNQFA, encoded by the coding sequence ATGTCAACGAGTTTGGACACCATTGCCGCCATCGAGGCTGAAGCCCTGCAATCTATTGGAAGTTGCGCGACGACCGCCGCTCTCAAAGAGGCAGAATCCGCATTTCTTGGGAAAAAAGGTTCGCTTTCAGGATTGATGCAGAAGCTGGGTCAAATTGATCTAGCCGAACGACCGTCTTTTGGCAAGGCGGTCAATGAAGCGAAGGCAAGAGTGGAAACTGAACTTGCAGCGCGAGAAAAGCACCTGCGTGCTCAGGAACGTGCCGTTCAGTTCGAAGCCGAACGGATCGACATCACGATGCCCGGACGTACCGCAACGGCTGGTCGCGAGCACATCCTTCAGCTCACGACAAACAAGATCAAAGAAGTATTCATCGGGCTTGGTTTCGAGTACATGGAATCTCCAGAACTCGAACACTTCGATTACAACTTTTCCGCGTTGAACTATCCGCCGGACCACCCGGCTATGGACGAGCAAGACACATTCTATGTGACCGACGACTTGCTACTGCGGACCCAGTGCACGTCTCTCCAGGGCCACGTGTTCGAAACGACTCAGCCTCCCTTGCGCAAATTCACCGTGGGACGAACTTTCCGAAATGAAGCTGTCGACCGGACTCATGGACACACTTTCCATCAGGTGGATGCGTTCATGGTGGATGAAGGGGTCTCGATGGCGCACCTCAAAGGAACGCTCCGCGCGTTCGCATCAGCGATGTTCGGTGATGATGTCAAGGTTCGATTCCGACCCGACTTCTTCCCATTTGTTGAACCAGGCGTAGACTATGCGATCTCAACTAAGAAGCTCTTCAACGGTCGATGGGTCGAATTGGGTGGAGCGGGATTGATTCACCCCAACATCCTGAGACGATATGGCATCGATACCGAGAAGTACTCTGGTTGGGCGTTTGGGCTCGGCGTGGAGCGAATTCCAATGATGGCCTACGGCGTGGATGACCTCCGCCACTTCCTCGAAAACGACCTTCGGTTCTTGAATCAGTTTGCCTAA
- a CDS encoding ABC transporter ATP-binding protein — protein sequence MDSSSNNVLLELKDATIRFGGLVAVNSVNFHINKGDLFGLIGPNGAGKTTCFNMVTGVYKPTSGQINFGGKSIAGLPPHIIAKRGIARTFQNIRLFSALSVLENVMIGGFLRNKTTLGSSLAYLPGAIHDTERIRLRAMELLEVMDLADFAKVRSCDLPYGKQRRLEIARAMATDPELLLLDEPAAGMNPQESEDLLMAVRRIRDEFNKTVLLIEHDMKFVMNLCERIFVLDHGEEIAQGGPADIRNNPKVIEAYLGEAV from the coding sequence ATGGATTCTTCGTCGAACAACGTATTACTGGAGCTCAAAGATGCGACCATCCGATTTGGCGGTTTGGTCGCCGTCAACAGCGTCAACTTCCATATCAACAAAGGTGACCTCTTTGGGTTGATCGGCCCCAATGGAGCAGGCAAAACCACGTGCTTCAACATGGTCACTGGAGTCTATAAGCCGACTTCTGGCCAGATCAACTTTGGCGGCAAGTCGATCGCCGGATTGCCGCCACATATCATTGCCAAGAGAGGCATCGCCCGAACTTTTCAGAACATTCGGCTTTTCAGCGCACTAAGCGTGTTGGAGAACGTGATGATCGGTGGATTTTTGCGCAACAAAACCACCCTCGGTTCATCGCTCGCCTACCTACCGGGCGCGATCCATGACACCGAGCGAATCCGACTTCGAGCGATGGAACTGCTCGAGGTCATGGACCTCGCTGACTTTGCAAAAGTGCGGTCTTGCGATCTGCCCTACGGCAAGCAGCGAAGGCTCGAAATCGCCCGCGCAATGGCAACAGACCCAGAACTCTTGCTGCTGGACGAACCCGCCGCCGGAATGAACCCGCAAGAATCCGAAGACCTGCTGATGGCTGTTCGCCGGATTCGGGACGAATTCAATAAGACCGTGCTTCTGATTGAACACGATATGAAGTTCGTGATGAATCTTTGCGAGCGAATCTTTGTGCTTGACCACGGCGAGGAAATCGCGCAAGGCGGGCCTGCCGATATCCGCAACAATCCGAAAGTGATCGAAGCGTATCTCGGCGAAGCCGTTTAG
- a CDS encoding branched-chain amino acid ABC transporter permease — MNFWGIRLGSIGVAVAGAILVGLIGHAMGTTAERLIGLAGLYITLAVSLNLINGITGQFSIGHAAFYQVGAYSAGAFAMYVAKTQTYSIPLLLGSIVVGGIAAAIAGFVIGLPSLRLRGDYLAVVTLGFGEILRIIIQNTPELGKSYGMSAPALRSLPLIWLLAFLCIAVCRNLLKTTHGLTFLSVREDEVAASAMGVNVTKVKVAAFVIGSAFAGMAGALLMHLEGFVTPTSFSMDLSFIVLTMVVLGGTGSITGSVLAAITLFLLPELLRDGPTVPLVAVIAVLVFLGIIVGMIKKLIDDHKFSYAALAPKAGIALVAAVVLGFGSSLLPALNGVQVPSANLRMVIFPVVLIVMMLLRPQGIFGHREIGLATFLRKREVSA; from the coding sequence ATGAACTTCTGGGGCATCCGATTGGGCTCCATTGGCGTCGCAGTCGCTGGCGCAATTCTGGTCGGTTTGATCGGCCACGCGATGGGCACGACTGCAGAACGATTGATCGGTCTCGCGGGACTTTACATCACGCTCGCGGTATCACTCAATTTGATCAATGGCATCACAGGCCAGTTTTCGATCGGGCATGCCGCGTTCTACCAAGTCGGCGCGTACAGTGCGGGCGCATTTGCGATGTATGTCGCCAAGACCCAAACATACAGCATTCCGCTCCTTCTCGGATCGATCGTCGTCGGTGGAATCGCAGCAGCGATTGCGGGCTTTGTAATCGGCCTTCCTTCCCTTCGGTTGAGAGGCGACTACCTTGCTGTGGTGACCCTTGGTTTTGGCGAAATTTTGCGGATTATCATTCAGAACACACCAGAACTCGGCAAAAGCTATGGCATGAGCGCACCTGCCCTCAGGTCGTTGCCACTGATCTGGTTGCTCGCATTCCTTTGCATTGCTGTCTGCCGAAACTTGCTCAAGACAACACACGGCCTGACCTTCCTCAGTGTGCGTGAAGACGAAGTCGCAGCTAGCGCGATGGGTGTGAACGTCACCAAGGTCAAAGTCGCGGCATTCGTGATCGGATCGGCGTTTGCTGGCATGGCTGGCGCACTTTTGATGCACCTTGAAGGCTTCGTGACTCCAACCTCTTTCAGCATGGACCTGTCGTTCATCGTGCTGACGATGGTGGTACTCGGCGGCACTGGTTCCATCACCGGATCGGTTTTGGCTGCCATCACGCTCTTCTTACTCCCAGAGCTCTTGCGCGATGGCCCTACGGTCCCGCTGGTCGCCGTGATTGCTGTGCTTGTGTTCCTTGGGATCATCGTCGGCATGATCAAAAAGCTGATCGACGATCATAAGTTCAGCTACGCCGCGCTCGCTCCTAAAGCAGGGATCGCGCTGGTAGCTGCAGTAGTTCTCGGGTTCGGGTCAAGCTTGCTACCGGCACTGAATGGTGTTCAGGTGCCCAGCGCGAATCTTCGAATGGTGATTTTCCCGGTTGTTCTCATTGTCATGATGCTCCTTAGGCCCCAAGGGATTTTTGGCCACAGGGAAATCGGTCTCGCAACATTTTTACGAAAGCGGGAGGTTAGCGCGTAA
- a CDS encoding branched-chain amino acid ABC transporter permease has product MPFEPSILMAGLDWPALPQQLINGLMFGAIYALIALGYTMVYGVLRLINFAHGEVFMIGAYVALFLSWQMGFYQSPGGAAPAYATSALPIILMLVLSMVVCAGIGIAIERFAYRPMRNQPRIASLITAIGVSLLLQYGGALVLPVSPPRSIREEVNPYVGQASVDLIKPSAQQLSALDSATKLDKEMATKLADQVKREGVSSEFDLSAEGQKVRNARFDAADALRKAQEDAAKSRYTLAVPKGQLIMFITTVVLMMILRHLVLFTPVGRQMRAVAHDFDSAALMGINVDKIITITFVIGSALAGAGGMMCATFLGTSITTFLGVEWGIKAFVAAVLGGIGNIPGAVLGGLLIGLAENITVWAGFSQYQRAIAFVVLIAVLLFKPGGILGSAKVEKV; this is encoded by the coding sequence ATGCCGTTCGAACCTTCGATCTTGATGGCAGGGCTGGATTGGCCAGCCCTGCCGCAACAGCTCATCAATGGTCTCATGTTTGGGGCCATTTATGCGCTGATTGCACTCGGTTACACCATGGTATATGGTGTGTTGCGTCTGATTAACTTCGCCCACGGTGAAGTCTTCATGATCGGCGCATACGTTGCGCTTTTCCTTAGCTGGCAGATGGGGTTCTACCAGTCGCCGGGAGGCGCCGCTCCGGCATATGCCACCTCTGCATTGCCGATCATCCTGATGCTCGTCCTCTCGATGGTCGTTTGCGCAGGCATCGGAATTGCGATCGAACGGTTCGCTTATCGCCCCATGCGGAATCAACCGCGCATCGCATCGCTCATTACCGCGATCGGTGTTTCGCTGCTCCTCCAATACGGCGGGGCGTTGGTTCTCCCAGTTTCTCCTCCACGCTCCATCCGCGAAGAAGTGAATCCGTACGTCGGTCAAGCTTCAGTGGACTTGATCAAACCCTCCGCGCAGCAGTTATCTGCTCTTGATTCGGCGACCAAGCTGGACAAGGAAATGGCGACAAAGCTTGCGGATCAAGTCAAGCGCGAGGGAGTTTCAAGCGAATTTGACCTCTCTGCAGAGGGCCAGAAAGTGCGCAACGCACGATTTGACGCTGCCGACGCCTTGCGAAAAGCACAGGAAGATGCTGCGAAATCTCGATACACTCTCGCGGTTCCGAAGGGCCAGTTGATCATGTTCATCACCACCGTCGTGCTGATGATGATCTTGCGGCACCTCGTCCTTTTCACTCCAGTCGGAAGGCAAATGCGAGCCGTGGCTCACGACTTTGATTCGGCCGCATTGATGGGGATCAACGTCGACAAAATTATTACCATCACATTCGTCATTGGCTCTGCCTTGGCTGGTGCTGGCGGCATGATGTGCGCCACGTTCCTCGGAACCTCGATCACCACGTTCCTCGGGGTCGAGTGGGGCATCAAGGCTTTCGTCGCCGCGGTTCTCGGAGGAATTGGCAACATTCCCGGCGCAGTGCTTGGCGGGCTCCTCATCGGCTTGGCGGAAAATATCACTGTCTGGGCCGGATTCAGCCAGTATCAACGCGCTATCGCTTTCGTTGTTTTGATCGCTGTGCTGTTGTTTAAGCCAGGCGGAATTCTCGGTTCGGCCAAGGTGGAAAAGGTATGA
- a CDS encoding ABC transporter substrate-binding protein has protein sequence MMNKRNLFFALTLAAGTLIGCNSGTPTETKPTEGGTKPAETSSSSRPAPTASGNKADGSTIKIGIVASLNGELKPWGDDSLGGAKLAVDEANKAGGINGKNIELLVEDSASKPEQGKTGTDRLIGKGVLGVLGEVASGITAQMADSAFAAGVPVVAIGATKTTLTDKGSNIFRVCYTDDFQGPVMARFAFEELRLRNIAILTDQKQPYSTGLSDSFRKKYIELGGKIIDEQFYNSGDQQFTAQLTNIKGKNPDGLFLSGYFTEVGRIARTVKEVGMNVKLLGGDGWDSLDLLSGGGEGIIGGYFCNHYNDRESRPEVKSFLDKWKAANGGKLPGTTMGALGYDAAALMIDALKRSKEMNSVSLIDALANTENFPGVSGAITLKGQNGNPPKRALVVEVTAKGQEFRKAYDFFK, from the coding sequence ATGATGAATAAACGAAATCTATTTTTTGCTTTGACCTTGGCAGCGGGCACGTTGATTGGCTGCAACAGTGGAACTCCAACTGAAACAAAGCCAACAGAAGGCGGCACAAAGCCAGCTGAAACCAGCAGCAGCAGTCGCCCTGCCCCGACCGCTTCCGGCAACAAGGCCGATGGATCCACCATCAAAATCGGTATCGTGGCGAGCCTCAACGGCGAGCTCAAGCCTTGGGGTGACGACAGCCTTGGCGGCGCAAAGCTCGCGGTTGACGAAGCCAACAAAGCAGGCGGAATCAACGGAAAGAACATCGAATTGCTCGTCGAAGACAGCGCTAGCAAGCCAGAGCAAGGCAAAACTGGTACAGACCGATTGATTGGTAAGGGCGTGCTCGGTGTGCTCGGCGAAGTGGCGAGCGGTATCACCGCACAGATGGCCGACTCTGCATTTGCAGCTGGCGTACCTGTTGTCGCTATCGGTGCCACAAAGACGACCCTGACCGATAAAGGCAGCAACATTTTCCGCGTTTGCTACACCGATGACTTCCAAGGCCCGGTGATGGCTCGATTTGCTTTTGAAGAGCTGCGACTTCGTAATATCGCGATCCTCACAGACCAAAAGCAGCCGTACTCGACCGGACTCAGCGATTCGTTCCGCAAGAAGTACATCGAACTCGGTGGAAAGATCATCGACGAGCAGTTCTATAACTCCGGTGACCAACAATTCACCGCGCAGCTGACCAACATCAAGGGCAAGAATCCTGACGGATTGTTCCTCAGCGGCTACTTCACCGAAGTCGGCCGAATTGCCCGAACAGTGAAGGAAGTCGGCATGAATGTGAAGCTGCTTGGTGGCGACGGATGGGACAGCCTCGACCTTCTGAGTGGCGGTGGCGAAGGCATCATCGGTGGCTATTTCTGCAACCACTACAACGATCGCGAAAGCCGACCAGAAGTGAAGTCGTTCCTCGATAAATGGAAGGCCGCAAACGGTGGCAAGCTCCCCGGCACTACCATGGGCGCACTCGGCTACGACGCCGCAGCGCTCATGATCGATGCATTGAAGCGAAGCAAGGAAATGAACTCGGTCAGTTTGATCGACGCACTTGCGAACACTGAAAACTTCCCTGGCGTCTCCGGTGCAATCACTCTGAAGGGCCAGAATGGCAATCCGCCAAAGCGCGCTCTCGTCGTCGAAGTCACCGCTAAGGGGCAAGAGTTCCGGAAGGCATACGACTTCTTCAAGTAA
- a CDS encoding PDZ domain-containing protein: MIVNALLASAAVLGSADKAVEVPFILGDDAIIAKAVVNGREVSCMFDTGFSGSFVLTDQINIGKPSGSMTLRDFVGEFQAQTTPIKTLALGSQKINCEDMAAVQQPGNSYTLSYNTHTVGIMGLEVMQDFVLEINFEKKKFILHPQTFDFTQWKPDNKKTFMAKMAAKGMNSIELQVETSNGKKMNLALDTGNAFYGTTHKDVLERLGIWPQGQKPNFMSTAFVASGAVDSWYMAMNDLKIFGVPVPNSIWSIIDLPSSSVSHDGTVGFGFLKNFNIIIDQKRRRVWLDNFSGQVADPPMASAGLSAWFYDEYDRFVVTNVTPGGPAAKAGIRRGDMILGVNDEEALNIGPRAFMRLMEGPQGSKVKLSLSRGGVLNNFEITREYLFNGKIQQTGSQPAAASAGSAGQ, translated from the coding sequence ATGATTGTCAACGCACTTTTAGCATCGGCCGCCGTTCTGGGATCAGCGGATAAAGCGGTTGAGGTTCCATTTATCCTTGGCGATGACGCGATCATCGCAAAGGCTGTCGTCAATGGCAGAGAAGTCAGCTGCATGTTCGACACTGGGTTCTCTGGCTCGTTCGTGCTCACGGACCAAATCAACATCGGCAAGCCAAGCGGTTCAATGACTCTGCGCGACTTCGTGGGCGAATTCCAAGCGCAAACCACGCCGATCAAGACATTGGCACTAGGCAGCCAGAAGATCAATTGCGAAGACATGGCCGCGGTTCAACAGCCAGGCAATAGTTACACGCTGAGCTATAACACCCACACGGTTGGCATCATGGGATTGGAAGTGATGCAGGATTTCGTGCTTGAAATCAACTTCGAAAAGAAGAAGTTCATCCTCCATCCACAAACGTTTGACTTCACTCAATGGAAGCCAGATAACAAGAAGACTTTCATGGCGAAGATGGCCGCCAAGGGAATGAACTCGATCGAGCTCCAGGTCGAGACCAGCAACGGCAAGAAAATGAACCTAGCGCTGGACACCGGCAACGCCTTTTATGGCACCACGCACAAGGACGTCTTGGAGCGGCTAGGTATCTGGCCACAAGGTCAAAAGCCGAACTTTATGTCCACTGCCTTTGTGGCTTCCGGCGCGGTCGACAGCTGGTACATGGCGATGAACGACCTCAAGATTTTTGGTGTGCCCGTCCCGAACAGCATTTGGTCCATCATCGATTTGCCAAGTAGCTCGGTGTCGCACGATGGCACGGTCGGATTCGGTTTCCTCAAGAACTTCAACATCATCATCGACCAGAAGCGACGCCGTGTTTGGCTCGATAACTTCTCGGGTCAGGTTGCCGATCCTCCAATGGCAAGTGCGGGACTCTCAGCTTGGTTCTATGACGAATACGACCGGTTTGTCGTGACAAACGTCACTCCAGGCGGGCCAGCTGCCAAGGCGGGAATTCGTCGTGGTGACATGATCTTGGGCGTCAATGATGAAGAAGCGCTCAACATCGGACCGCGCGCGTTCATGCGGCTGATGGAAGGGCCTCAGGGTTCCAAGGTCAAGCTGTCTCTGTCGCGAGGCGGCGTGCTCAACAACTTTGAGATCACTCGCGAATATCTGTTCAACGGCAAGATTCAGCAAACTGGTTCACAACCTGCTGCAGCATCTGCTGGGTCAGCCGGCCAGTAA